In the Parasteatoda tepidariorum isolate YZ-2023 chromosome X2, CAS_Ptep_4.0, whole genome shotgun sequence genome, cttacctattttgatttggaattaagaatgaatattttgctataaaaatttatagattaaatatttgtttattttttgatgaatgactacattATAAACACAgactgttacatttattttgtcattttaaaaatcaagagaaagaaaatcacaattttaaattaaaattatggtttgctgATTGAAACTTTGGTTTAATAGttgaagtattctttaaattctctatttcatctggtcttcaaatttcaatcatgcatttgtttcgAAATAGTTGCTATGCATAcaaagctatgtattataatgaaaaattgtttgagGTAGTTaaatcttctaaaatattgttataatatagtttaatattaatttcatattgattaaacatttataaagtttttctaattataaatcaaagttcttacagtgtatttgaatgaaaatcaaaaaaatccgatttaaaccagaaaaaaaaaaggaaagcaagctaaagattaataacttcaaaagaaaaaaagctatccattaataagtaagaaaataatacaaactaacaaaaaaaacatgctaACATTTAGTAATtagctacaaaaaaaagaaggaaacaaggaatcacaaaaaaaaattaacaattaatgcaaaaaaaaattttataactataaaaaacgagctaactttaaataactagtaaaaaacaacaaattaacaattaatgcaaaaaaaatttataacgatAAAAAAGGAGTTAACAATAACTAACcagtaaaaaacaacaaattaacagttaataactaataaaaaaataaaataaaaaaaaagaacaattaagcGATGCGAgtgaaagaaagcaaaaaaggACTGCACAAGAGATAGGCAAGCAGAATGGAACTAGCTGACTGACCAGTGTAAAAACTTAGTCAACGTGCCAATTCCTTGGCCTTGAAAACTAATCCAGCGCCAAACTAAAACACCTTCTTCTTTGTACATTCTCTTTACTGAGAagatatttataagttaaatacatttaaacatgaaaaacttCGAATGTATGTTTCAcgataaacttttcttattatacaacatttatttatatttgaacgcgcatttaaactgcaattaattccaaaatagaGAAGAACTACTTTTCAAAGACGGAGTATTACATATCCTACCCTTCCCTGCAGTGCCAACTTAAGGTGGAATGAACTATAGTAAGATTAAGTAACCCGAACATGTCTATAGAAGAACTGCAAGATAAGATATACGATAAAGATGCTCAATAGTCCCAACTATTGGTAACCCAGAACAACTGGAAACCAATTAGAGAGCATAATGAACCAGTACTCATGAATCATGTGATACCAAGAGTAACTAAGGCAACATACTTAGGTCTACTCATTAACAACAGACGGACTTGGTCGGATCATGTGAAAAACGTCAAAAGCCAATTCTGCAACTTTAGAACTGCAATCAATAATGTACAGCGAAAAGCTGAGTTTAAAACTGAGGAAGTTACTTTTCACCTCCATGATTAGACCAATCCATGACCTATGCCTCACCAGCATGGTGTAACGTTTCAGAAAGTGAGCTTGGGAAACTCACAAGAAGGCAGAACAAGATTTTAAGAGAGATAACTGGCGCTCATTAGTATCAGAGAAAGGTAGACATAACACACGGACCTAGAGATTGACAGTTTTGATCACCACTTTAACAAACTGAAtcgaaacttttttaagaaagcgTTAGACTTCAGAGCCGCAAATTTCGACTCAATTTTTTAGTTCGAAAACTTAGCTGACGTTGCCTCCCTTAAGACAGTAGCTCACTTTTTCACAAGTGATTTAACACTGACCATCTGAGTATAAATCAATGGCACGAATATagtgaataattattttgtggCAATATCTCAAAATGgccttaataaatatatatatattaaaccatatatcatatatatattacgaaaaatacaaaaagaaagacACTGACGTGTAATTGTAGGAAAGCGTTGACACAAATCAACTTGATTTGCAATAAACTTGACTATGCTTTAGTAAAAGTGAACTGTGAGAATGTTGAGAGAGAAAGTGAATTGTACCTGAGatgtacaattaaatttttgacaaactTCTCGCAAGAAGTATactttgtttattctttttatctacTTATTGTGAAAATGTATCACTTTATGATATCACTTGAGCAATGTGCTCAGTATTAATTCTCTTCTTTCACTTTTAGGATACAAGGACCTCAAGGATCCACCTTCACAAGATGAAGGGCTAAAGGGTCACTCCTGCCTCAAGCATCCCGACCAACAGAATTTTCAAATCTTgggtaatttttacttaattcacTAATGTTATAATTgtgcgaaaaataatttattgttaaataatcttagttttttatttctcagataATTCCACCTGTCTAGTCCTAACCCTCTAAGACTAGACagcttttcctaaaaaaattaaaaaaaaacacatttttttttaaggaaaaaagaatGTTATAACCTTTTTTATTCTGAGCAGTTAGAAACAAAGTATAAGATAATATCTAAATAACTTCTAAAGTTACagcaaaaattctgaaaccCATTCATGAAAGCAATAAATATCAAACCAGTTTTCTAAATAGGAATCGTCTGCAAActcacttatatttttttcaaaagtatttaaagttaTGTCTTTAAATCGGGTTTTCACAATtcgagatttttaattttgtgcacaAGGTTCAAAAACTttgtacagtagagaaccaattaacCGGGATGCttgggaccatcgctatcccggatgtctgaatttcccggttttctggatcgGCCAAAAGTGCCGTTAATCGATGTTATATCAAACCgaaattacaaggaaaaagttaagcatatttaaaaatagggaaaaaaagaaaacatctcctaaattaaaaaaaattgttgaaaaataacatttaaaaggataaaaacatttgcaaatttagacaagaaaaacaagtttaaaaaatacaaaatttgcatatttattttttgataataattaaaatccccaaattaactaatataaaacaaaaccaataattaaaaagtgcaatatatttcatacctaattatacTGTGGGAGAGGATGAAAAGAAagcttattaatctaaataaaaacaacacttgaaaattatggaatggaaacgatatttaaaaaaggcaCTAACATAAGTATTAAAACCACCAAGAGACaggatattataaaataaacggaatttaaaaaaaaaaacttaatgataaaatttatgaataaaaagaaataatttattgagtgAGACATTTatcctaaaagaaaaaaaaatgcagtggaatcagaaaaaacagaatcaaaattttaaaaaaaagagaaaaaaaaactgtcttctttataaaataatcacctgcttttattaacaaataattatatgctcaaattaataaacaatcttctccttttattttatttttttatttaaagactatttttaaGGAAAGCAGATGTGATTGCACATCAAGAAAAACTTGCTAATGATATCGCATTTCTaagaaatcagaatttattcaacaaaaaaatattgttttgttaattgatgTCAAATAGATGAATATAACTGGtgattaaataatgcattatccgaaataataaaacaattcaccataataaataacaaaactgaGTAACTGAAGtggatgatttaaaataaatctcacaTTTCACCTTTAAAATCAATACTCTTAGCCAGATGTTTCAAGTTCCTTAACTCAAACATTCATTGCTATGCCTgtgcaatgcattttccccaccCCCTCGTAAATCAAAGAGAAAATGAAATCAGCTTGCCACTCCTTTAAGTTTGATTGATGGCAGcttatcagaaaaagaaaataaacacaggagaaaataaaacatttgtcccTTCCCTGCCCCNNNNNNNNNNNNNNNNNNNNNNNNNNNNNNNNNNNNNNNNNNNNNNNNNNNNNNNNNNNNNNNNNNNNNNNNNNNNNNNNNNTATTATGACTACAggataattctttattattggTGTTAAAGCTCCAAACGCAAAAACTGACAACTTTTCATTTCGAataggttttaattttaaggattcCGCTAAGCTATctaaaatgaagcatttttcaCTTCCTTGATCGAGAATCAGTCTCGTTACttcagttttgttttcattacaaGCCAAAACTGTACACGTTTGTAGCAAAGTACtttttgaaacagaaatatTACTATGAGAAATTAAAGCGTTAGAGTTAACATTTGATACTGACGCTTCATTATTTGAATGGGAAacaattgatatattttcagATACATTTTGTTCcggacattttttttcaaaatttactttttcttcattatattttaagcaaacagATTCGTGATGATTTCTCCCATTACATTTAGCGCATGCATTTTTATCTCTACAAAATCTGctagtatgaaattttttgaaacatttaaaacaacgattattttcttttagtacCGCAATTTTTTCTACTggttttttatagcatttaatagAGTCATGAGATTTATTGCAGAAGATGCATGACTGTCTCGTAACTGTAGTAAATGCACTCGCCGTGGGTGTATTTctgttattgtattttttatttactgttttggGATAactttgattataatttatttcatttctttcatttcctCCACACGCAAAAGAAGTGCTTTCACGACattcaacttctttttttaagaacacgAGGAATTTAGAGATATCGATATCCCCTTCATCTCTTTGTCtattaaattccaaaattaaatcGTGCGGTAAAATCTTTTGCAAAATATGCATTAACAAATGTCCGAAGGAGTTTGATGTAACTTTTATTGCTTCtaaatttcttattgaaatttctAGCTCATCATATATTTTACGCaaagcttttatatttgaaCTACTTTTAACTTCTtctaaacttaatattttattcataaatgcatttataattatatctcTCTTTCCGAATCtatctttaagaatttttatacaattgtcGTAATTAGCGTTGGATAATTCGAAACCGGAAACAACGTTAGCAGCTTGTCCAGTTAAATAGGACTTGAGGTACGAAAACTTCTCTTCCTTtgaaatacattcatttttgtcTATTGAGCAGGAAAAACTATTCCAAAAGCTATTCCATTGTTTTGGATCACCTGAAAACGGTTCTATAACAAGTTTCGGTAATTTAAttgaacattgattttttaaattttcacttaaagATGTGTCTAAACTTCTATCATGTGGTTCATTTAAGGTTGGATTTACTTTACATTTAGTTTCTAGATACCGCAAtattctttttgaatattttaaacactttgtTTTATATTCTTCATTGTTTGTCACTTCTTTTTCAACCTGTTCGAGGGTTAGAGAACTTTCGATTACGGAATCAAGTTGTTTTAATTCGCtggatttttcaattaaattctcGTAGTCGTCTCTAAGATCCTGCTCATCAATTTCGTCCGCTGATTTTAATTTCGCatcaatttgattaattaactGCATAGTAAGTTTCCTTACAGTTGTTCTCTTTGCCTTCGCGATTTCAATTGCAGACATTGTTTAACATTGTTATAACAGAAATTCAcccactatatatatatacaaaattacgaatgatgaaaaaataattaaagcctACCTTTTATTTCTTGAAGTATTTGGGCATGATATGTTTATCCAAGCTGAATTTTGCCTTGAGCACcatgaaaaaagatttaactAAGCACAGATCGGTGgttcaaattaattaactaaacacattattttaaaacaaaacaaactttaatagATTATGATATGAAGATACGAAGATAGTCAGTATTATAAGGGCTGACATTTCCCTTCAACATTCAtctaatcaaatcaaaattataatgacacacaaagaaaaatatgtaattaaattaataggaGAGCGCCATCTCGTGGCATTCCGTGACAatcctaaaagaaaaaaaacgcagaggaatcagaaaaacagaatcaaaattttaaaaaaaagagaaaaaaaaactgtcttctttataaaataatcacctgcttttattaacaaataattatatgctcaaattaataaacaatcttctccttttattttatttttttatttgaagactattTTTAAGGAAAGCAGATGTGATTGCACATCAAGAAAAACTTGCTGAAACAATCCAAAATTTTGATCTTATAAGCGATAATGTAGTTTTGGCACCtgcatgaaaataaagaatatgaaCATAATTAATCAGTAAAATTATGTTTGGTAGGCAGAACCATTGGATGTTTTTGAGATTCACTTAAGTCACTGTTTTGAAGTCTGACACCATctttaagaatttcattttgatcTAGAAAGGGACACAGATCTAAAAGTTTACTATTGTTAGGTATTGGTAAGCCTTTTTCCAAACACTGAATTTCAGTCACAAATGAAGTACGTTGAACGTATCTCACAACACACAATAAAGTTTGGGAAAGTTCACTTGTTGTCAATGTTCCACGGGTAAGATGCAATGGATTCAAAGAATTATGCAAGAATCTCTTGCACCAAGCCTCAATTCTTAAGATTTTCATGTAAGAAGAGCATTGATTAATGACACTTAGAGGCTCAAATGTGTTAATTAGGGCCCAAATTTCACTAATTACTGGTGGTTTTAATTctcgaagaaacagttcatcaGACTCTACAGATATATTATCTGTGCAATCATCTACTGACGATTGCCGTAGAAATAGGGGGCCACTCCACCACAAGTCACATGTTTTAAGTTTCAATGGATCGATACCTCCGGAAACAAGGTCGGCAGGGTTCTGTTTTGAAGCAACATGAAGTCTTTATGTCTCTACACTCTTTTCTCATCCACGCCAGAATGATGGTACTATCTGTCCAGTAACAAGTTTTAGAAACCTCTAGCTGCAGGGCACTTAGTACTTTCCTCATTAGTTTCACTAACAGAACTGCTGCGCTGACCTCTAGTCTAGGTATTGAGACACACTTCAGAAGAGCTACTCTGGATTTACTGATAAGTAGCTTTGTTTCTGAGTCACTAAGAGGTTGATAGATTTAGAATAGATTATTGCACCATAAGCCATTTCTAAGGCATCGGAAAATCCATGTAATTCTACGATGAGAAATTGTTCACTGAGAAACCATCTTGGGACACTGAGTTCACTGCACTCAAGGAATTAAGAAAACTGTGCCATTCGGAGTTTTCTTTAACTGGAAGAGCATTACaccaatcatattttaataaccacagtttttgtaaaaacacTTTAGCTCTAGTTATGATTGGTCCCAACAAACCAAGAGGATCAAAAATTTGTGCGATTTGAGAAAGCACCGTTCGTTTAGTAAAAACCTCACTTTGgtcaataattacattaaatccAAAACTGCCTTGTTGTGGTTTCCAAAGTACACCTAATGTTTTAGTTTCATTAGTAAATGAGTAACTCGATTCATTAGTTTCCTCACAGAGAAGGAATTTGTTATTAGCTGACCATTTATGAAGCTCCATTCCTCCCTTTTCTAACAACGATATAAGCTGTTGTTGAATGTCTCCTTGATTTAAACTCTCTGCACCGGAGACTATATCATCCATATATCCATATATAACATCATGTAACAGCACAGTTGATGCTAATGGAAAGTCTCTTCCTTCATCTCTGGCTAACTGCTGCACTGTCTTAGTTGCCAAAAAGGGAGCACTTCTTGTGCCATAGATAACAGTACACAGTTTATACACTTTCACTGGATCATTAATCTCtgtcttaaataaaattctcaataaATCTCTTTGGCTATGATCCACAAGTATCATGCGATAAATCTTTTTGATGTCAGCAACAAAGGCAAATTGATGTTTTCTAAACCTAAGCATGATGCACAATAAGTCATCCTGAATTATACCTCTGTTGTACTGTaaacaatttaatgattttccAGTAGAAGTTA is a window encoding:
- the LOC139427272 gene encoding uncharacterized protein → MGHMEEVQEFEEPDVQYYIPHHCVFRHESKSTPLGVVFNASALTSTGKSLNCLQYNRGIIQDDLLCIMLRFRKHQFAFVADIKKIYRMILVDHSQRDLLRILFKTEINDPVKVYKLCTVIYGTRSAPFLATKTVQQLARDEGRDFPLASTVLLHDVIYGYMDDIVSGAESLNQGDIQQQLISLLEKGGMELHKWSANNKFLLCEETNESSYSFTNETKTLGVLWKPQQGSFGFNVIIDQSEVFTKRTVLSQIAQIFDPLGLLGPIITRAKVFLQKLWLLKYDWCNALPVKENSEWHSFLNSLSAVNSVSQDGFSVNNFSS